The following coding sequences lie in one Desulfobacterales bacterium genomic window:
- a CDS encoding aminodeoxychorismate/anthranilate synthase component II: MILMIDNYDSFTYNLVQYLKQIGATVHTIRNDKVDLPEIENLNPSGIVISPGPGRPENAGISVSIIKHFYKKFPILGVCLGHQAIAYAFGGKIVSAKKLMHGKVSVISSDKKAIYNGIPETFNAMRYHSLSVSRDEFPECLKITAQSEDGEIMGIRHNNFPCEGIQFHPESIMTPVGKRILRNFINLAKDKGELFYV, from the coding sequence ATGATTTTAATGATTGATAATTATGATTCTTTTACTTATAACCTTGTTCAGTATTTAAAGCAGATTGGCGCAACTGTACATACAATAAGAAATGATAAGGTTGACTTGCCTGAAATAGAAAATTTAAACCCATCAGGAATTGTAATTTCTCCTGGTCCTGGAAGACCTGAAAATGCGGGGATATCAGTTTCAATAATTAAACATTTTTATAAGAAATTTCCAATATTAGGAGTCTGCCTTGGGCATCAGGCAATAGCGTATGCCTTTGGAGGTAAGATTGTTTCAGCAAAAAAGCTTATGCATGGAAAAGTTTCTGTGATTTCTTCGGATAAAAAAGCAATATATAACGGTATTCCTGAGACTTTTAATGCTATGCGATACCATTCTCTTTCAGTATCAAGGGACGAATTTCCAGAATGTCTTAAAATTACAGCTCAATCTGAAGACGGAGAAATAATGGGAATACGCCATAATAATTTTCCATGTGAAGGAATTCAATTTCATCCTGAGTCAATAATGACCCCTGTTGGTAAACGTATCCTTAGAAATTTTATTAATTTAGCGAAAGATAAAGGAGAATTGTTTTATGTTTAA
- a CDS encoding chorismate-binding protein, which yields MFLNKFPNKEQFIQYSQNNTVIPVCVEILADMETPVSLLNKLYNNKGPIFLLESVEGGERWGRYSFLGTSAKSFIRVYKNFVQVEEDGKINDIPHNNQPLNILREIMSHYKAPDLIGLPRFWGGMVGYINYEMVSFFENIPNKWPENKPFASFIMPDEILIFDNIKNTLMIVAISYLDKEKNAEKAYSDALNKIQSILQRMDENSRTNNDNTVGNLKNNEVYEISPVIDEAEYRERVRKTKEYIYNGDIIQSVISQPFVCDKVPDLKRLYRAQRYVNPSPYLYFIHIDDVALVGSSPETMVRLENRIATLRPIAGTRPRGKSEQEDRSLANELLGDEKERAEHLMLVDLGRNDLGRVAETGTVQVTDLMIVERYSHVMHLVSNITCDIESHLDSFDLFKAVFPAGTLSGAPKIRAMEIIDELEKRPRGPYGGAVGYFSFNGNMDFAITIRTACIQDGNLVVRAGAGIVADSDPERERIETVNKAMAIQKALSLIEKRLYIEEDL from the coding sequence ATGTTTCTCAATAAATTTCCAAATAAAGAACAATTTATCCAATATTCTCAAAACAATACAGTCATACCTGTATGTGTTGAAATACTTGCTGATATGGAAACCCCTGTCTCATTGCTTAATAAGCTTTATAATAACAAGGGACCTATTTTTCTTTTAGAAAGTGTTGAAGGAGGCGAAAGATGGGGCAGATATAGTTTTCTTGGAACTTCTGCGAAAAGTTTTATACGCGTATATAAAAATTTTGTTCAAGTTGAAGAAGATGGCAAAATAAATGATATACCCCATAACAATCAGCCATTAAACATTCTTAGGGAGATAATGAGCCATTATAAAGCTCCGGATTTGATAGGTCTTCCTCGATTTTGGGGAGGAATGGTAGGATATATAAATTATGAAATGGTTTCATTTTTTGAAAATATCCCAAATAAATGGCCTGAAAATAAGCCTTTTGCAAGTTTCATAATGCCTGATGAAATTTTAATATTTGATAATATAAAAAATACATTGATGATTGTGGCTATATCTTATTTAGATAAAGAAAAAAATGCTGAAAAGGCTTATTCTGATGCTTTAAATAAAATTCAGTCTATTTTGCAAAGAATGGATGAAAACTCAAGAACAAATAACGATAATACAGTCGGTAATTTAAAAAATAATGAAGTTTATGAAATTAGCCCTGTAATTGATGAAGCAGAATATAGAGAGCGGGTAAGAAAGACAAAAGAATACATTTACAATGGGGATATTATTCAATCAGTTATTTCTCAGCCTTTTGTCTGTGATAAAGTCCCTGATTTAAAAAGGCTTTACAGGGCTCAAAGATATGTAAATCCGTCACCATATCTTTATTTTATACATATTGATGATGTGGCTTTAGTTGGCTCATCTCCTGAAACAATGGTTAGGCTTGAAAATAGAATCGCTACTTTAAGGCCTATAGCAGGAACAAGGCCAAGGGGAAAGAGTGAACAAGAAGACAGATCTCTTGCAAATGAACTGCTTGGAGATGAAAAGGAAAGAGCTGAACATCTGATGCTTGTGGACCTTGGCAGAAATGACCTTGGCAGAGTTGCTGAAACAGGCACAGTTCAAGTTACAGACTTAATGATTGTTGAAAGATATTCCCATGTAATGCATTTAGTTTCAAATATTACTTGCGATATTGAGTCTCACTTGGACTCTTTTGATTTGTTTAAAGCTGTTTTTCCTGCTGGAACACTTTCAGGAGCTCCTAAAATTAGGGCTATGGAAATTATTGATGAACTTGAAAAACGGCCTAGAGGCCCCTATGGAGGTGCTGTAGGGTATTTTTCTTTTAATGGAAATATGGATTTTGCAATAACAATAAGAACTGCCTGTATTCAAGATGGAAATTTAGTTGTTAGAGCGGGAGCTGGTATTGTTGCTGATTCTGACCCTGAACGCGAACGGATTGAAACAGTAAATAAAGCTATGGCTATACAAAAGGCTTTAAGTCTTATTGAAAAAAGGCTTTATATCGAGGAGGATTTATAA
- a CDS encoding Uma2 family endonuclease produces MLLQEKNKISPEEYLDLERVSAIKSEYFDGEVFAMAGASREHNQISANIVRVLGNHLLEKPCSVFSSDMKVKIWQIEKYTYPDIVVVCGNEEYDDENNDILLNPIVIIEILSDSTEAYDRGDKFSHYQLIDSFSEYILVSQYFCKIEKFSRQKDETWIYSKYNNMEDIVSIESVKCELPISEIYRKVNFSQSHLKRNRLIVKKNLDKA; encoded by the coding sequence ATGCTATTACAAGAAAAAAATAAAATCAGCCCTGAAGAATATCTGGATTTAGAGAGAGTCTCTGCAATAAAAAGTGAATACTTTGACGGAGAAGTTTTTGCAATGGCAGGTGCAAGTCGTGAACATAATCAAATATCAGCCAATATTGTCAGGGTTTTAGGTAATCATCTGCTTGAAAAGCCATGTAGCGTTTTTTCAAGTGATATGAAAGTAAAAATATGGCAAATAGAAAAATATACTTATCCGGATATAGTTGTTGTATGCGGAAATGAGGAATACGATGATGAAAACAATGATATTCTTTTAAATCCGATTGTTATTATTGAAATTCTTTCCGATTCTACTGAAGCCTATGATAGAGGAGACAAGTTTTCCCATTATCAGCTTATTGACTCATTTTCCGAATATATATTAGTTTCACAATATTTTTGTAAAATTGAAAAATTCTCACGTCAAAAGGATGAAACATGGATATATTCAAAATATAACAATATGGAAGATATTGTCAGTATTGAATCGGTAAAATGCGAACTTCCGATTTCTGAAATATATAGAAAGGTAAATTTTAGTCAGTCTCATTTAAAACGAAATCGTCTGATAGTAAAAAAAAACCTTGACAAAGCTTAA
- a CDS encoding sulfite exporter TauE/SafE family protein yields the protein MFEESVSYGAAFLAGLLSFLSPCVLPLIPAYFTFITGFSLDELTSEMTSSVRTKVIISTLAYVLGFSFVFIILGASASYVGAFINQYKDAIRIIGGIIIIGLGIHITGIIRITKLDFEKRINFDKKPVHIVGTFLIGMAFAAGWTPCIGPMLTSILIIASNQDSVLQGIILLSFYSAGMAIPFILISIFINYMLVFIKKAKKAMAYINASAGILLIIIGLLLVTDKLSTLFSF from the coding sequence ATGTTTGAAGAGTCAGTTTCTTATGGAGCAGCTTTTTTAGCTGGATTATTATCTTTTTTGTCACCTTGTGTCTTACCATTAATACCTGCTTATTTTACGTTTATTACTGGATTTTCTCTGGATGAACTTACATCAGAGATGACTTCTTCAGTAAGAACAAAAGTGATTATATCAACTTTAGCCTATGTATTAGGTTTTTCTTTTGTGTTTATCATTTTAGGCGCATCTGCTTCTTATGTAGGAGCATTTATCAACCAATATAAAGATGCCATTCGAATTATTGGAGGAATAATAATCATAGGTCTTGGAATTCATATAACTGGAATAATTCGAATAACAAAACTTGATTTTGAAAAAAGAATAAACTTTGATAAAAAACCAGTTCATATTGTAGGAACCTTTCTAATTGGAATGGCTTTTGCCGCTGGATGGACTCCTTGCATAGGCCCAATGCTGACATCAATACTTATTATTGCAAGTAACCAAGATTCAGTTTTACAAGGCATAATTTTATTATCGTTCTATTCAGCAGGGATGGCGATCCCTTTTATTTTAATATCAATTTTTATTAACTATATGCTTGTCTTTATCAAAAAGGCAAAAAAGGCAATGGCATACATAAATGCCTCAGCAGGAATTCTTCTTATTATTATAGGATTACTGCT